From a single Theropithecus gelada isolate Dixy chromosome 8, Tgel_1.0, whole genome shotgun sequence genomic region:
- the RPL7 gene encoding 60S ribosomal protein L7, with protein sequence MRQLPLFPAGTMEGAEEKKKKVPAVPETLKKKRRNFAELKIKRLRKKFAQKMLRKARRKLIYEKAKHYHKEYRQMYRTEIRMARMARKAGNFYVPAEPKLAFVIRIRGINGVSPKVRKVLQLLRLRQIFNGTFVKLNKASINMLRIVEPYIAWGYPNLKSVNELIYKRGYGKINKKRIALTDNALIARSLGKYGIICMEDLIHEIYTVGKRFKEANNFLWPFKLSSPRGGMKKKTTHFVEGGDAGNREDQINRLIRRMN encoded by the exons ATGCGCCAACTTCCTCTTTTTCCGGCTGGAACCATGGAGGGTGCCGA agagaagaagaagaaggttcCTGCTGTGCCAGAAACCCTTAAGAAAAAGCGAAGGAATTTCGCAGAGCTGAAGATAAAGCGCCTGAGAAAGAAGTTTGCCCAAAAGATG CTTcgaaaggcaaggaggaagctTATCTATGAAAAAGCGAAGCACTATCACAAGGAATATAGGCAGATGTACAGAACTGAAATTCGAATGGCGAGGATGGCAAGAAAAGCTGGCAACTTCTATGTACCTGCTGAACCCAAACTGGCGTTTGTCATCAGGATCAGAGG tatCAATGGCGTGAGCCCAAAGGTCCGAAAGGTATTGCAGCTTTTGCGCCTTCGTCAAATCTTCAATGGAACCTTTGTGAAGCTCAACAAGGCTTCGATTAACATGCTGAGGATTGTAGAGCCATATATTGCATGGGG GTACCCCAATCTGAAGTCAGTAAATGAGCTAATCTACAAGCGGGGTTATGGCAAAATCAATAAGAAGCGAATTGCTTTGACAGATAATGCTTTGATTGCTCGATCTCTTG gtaaaTATGGCATCATCTGCATGGAGGATCTGATTCATGAGATCTATACTGTTGGAAAACGCTTCAAAGAGGCAAATAACTTCCTGTGGCCTTTCAAGTTATCTTCTCCACGAggtggaatgaagaaaaagaccacCCATTTTGTAGAAGGTGGAGATGCTGGCAACAGGGAGGACCAGATCAACAGGCTTATTAGAAGAATGAACTAA